The following proteins come from a genomic window of Sorghum bicolor cultivar BTx623 chromosome 3, Sorghum_bicolor_NCBIv3, whole genome shotgun sequence:
- the LOC8056122 gene encoding 4-coumarate--CoA ligase-like 5: MAEPCPPGGIDPRSGFCAATRTFHSLRPSTELPPDSLPATAAAYAFSSLSSPLPDRPALVDAATGIAVSYPSFLAAVRSLAGGLWSVLGLRPGDVALVVSPSRIDVPVIDFALMSIGAVVSPANPASTADEYAHMVALSRPVVALAAPEVAAKLPRNLRCVVIGSDEYKGLSSAGGAAPPPPVAVKQSDTAAVLYSSGTTGRVKAAAVSHRNLIALLCAHRDIRAMVDKEAAEAGEEPPPPTVTLFPLPLFHVFGFMMMLRSVAMGETAVLMDRFDFVAALRAIERYRVTLLPAAPPVLVAMIKSEEARRRDLSSLIVIGIGGAPLGREVAERFAAIFPNIELVQGYGLTESSGSVASTVGPDECKAYGSVGKLASHLEAKIVDPSTGEALGPGQRGELWVRGPVVMKGYVGDDEATAATVDSEGWLKTGDLCYFNEDGFLYIVDRLKELIKYKGYQVPPAELEHILNSHPDIMDAAVIPYPDEDVGQLPMAFIVRKPGSNLTKQQVMDFVAKQVAPYKKVRRVAFVSAIPKSPAGKILRRELVEQAVSMVTSKL; the protein is encoded by the exons ATGGCCGAGCCGTGCCCGCCCGGTGGGATCGACCCGCGCAGCGGCTTCTGCGCCGCGACGCGGACCTTCCACAGCCTGCGCCCGTCCACCGAGCTCCCGCCGGACTCGCTCCCGGCCACCGCGGCCGCCTACGCCTTCTCCAGCCTCTCGTCCCCGCTCCCCGACCGCCCCGCCCTCGTCGACGCCGCCACCGGCATTGCCGTCTCCTACCCCTCCTTCCTCGCCGCCGTCCGCTCCCTCGCGGGGGGCCTCTGGTCCGTCCTCGGCCTTCGCCCCGGGGACGTCGCCCTCGTCGTCTCCCCTTCCCGCATCGACGTCCCCGTCATAGACTTCGCGCTCATGTCCATCGGCGCTGTCGTCTCGCCTGCCAACCCGGCGTCCACCGCCGACGAGTACGCGCACATGGTCGCGCTCTCCAGACCGGTCGTCGCGCTCGCGGCCCCCGAGGTGGCCGCTAAGCTGCCGAGGAACCTCAGGTGTGTCGTCATCGGCTCGGATGAGTACAAGGGCCTCTCCTccgccggcggcgcggcgcCTCCCCCGCCGGTGGCGGTGAAGCAGTCCGACACGGCGGCCGTGCTGTACTCGTCGGGCACTACGGGCCGGGTCAAGGCCGCCGCGGTCTCGCACCGCAACCTCATCGCCCTGCTCTGCGCGCACAGGGACATCCGGGCTATGGTGGACAAGGAGGCTGCCGAGGCCGGCGAGGAGCCGCCCCCGCCTACGGTGACGCTGTTCCCTCTCCCGCTCTTCCACGTGTTCGGCTTCATGATGATGCTGAGGTCCGTGGCCATGGGGGAGACCGCCGTCCTCATGGACCGCTTCGACTTCGTCGCCGCGCTGCGCGCCATCGAGCGGTACCGAGTCACCCTGCTGCCCGCGGCGCCCCCGGTGCTGGTGGCCATGATCAAGTCCGAGGAGGCGCGCCGCCGCGACCTCTCCTCCCTCATCGTCatcgggatcggcggcgcgccaCTCGGCCGCGAGGTCGCCGAGCGCTTCGCCGCCATCTTCCCCAACATCGAACTCGTCCAG GGCTACGGTCTGACGGAGTCATCTGGCTCCGTGGCTTCGACGGTCGGGCCAGATGAGTGCAAAGCGTACGGTTCGGTCGGGAAGCTGGCATCGCACTTGGAGGCGAAGATCGTCGATCCCTCCACCGGCGAGGCGCTGGGGCCTGGGCAGCGCGGCGAGCTCTGGGTCCGGGGACCAGTTGTCATGAAAG GTTATGTGGGTGACGACGAGGCTACTGCAGCAACAGTTGATTCAGAAGGCTGGTTGAAAACTGGTGACCTATGCTACTTCAATGAGGATGGGTTTCTCTACATTGTTGATCGGTTGAAAGAGTTGATAAAATACAAGGGATATCAG GTACCTCCAGCCGAACTGGAGCATATCCTGAATTCTCATCCTGATATCATGGATGCAGCAGTTATTCC GTACCCAGACGAAGATGTCGGGCAACTACCAATGGCTTTTATAGTGAGGAAACCAGGCTCAAACCTTACCAAGCAACAAGTCATGGATTTCGTGGCTAAACAG GTCGCACCGTACAAGAAAGTCCGTCGAGTGGCCTTTGTTTCTGCAATTCCCAAATCGCCTGCTGGGAAGATCTTGCGGCGGGAGCTTGTAGAGCAGGCCGTGTCCATGGTTACCTCCAAGCTTTGA
- the LOC8056123 gene encoding uncharacterized protein LOC8056123, translated as MGDGGADDASSPPPPGGFSYLAVFHNYPLVAALLGFAIAQSIKFFVTWYKENRWDPKQLIGSGGMPSSHSATVTALAVAIGFQDGFNCSLFATATIFASVVMYDASGIRLHAGKQAAVLNQIVCELPSEHPLSETRPLRELLGHTPTQVIAGALLGCTIATAGQLFV; from the exons ATGGGGGACGGTGGTGCTGACGAcgcctcctcgccgccgccgcccggggGCTTCTCCTACCTCGCCGTCTTCCACAACTACCCCCTCGTCGCCGCCCTGCTCGGGTTCGCCATCGCGCAGTCCATCAAGTTCTTCGTCACATG GTACAAGGAGAACAGATGGGATCCCAAGCAGCTTATCGGCTCTGGCGGCATGCCATCATCACATTCTGCCACGGTTACAGCACTAGCAGTAGCGATTGGGTTCCAAGATGGCTTTAATTGCTCCCTCTTTGCAACAGCAACTATATTTGCAAGTGTG GTAATGTATGATGCTTCTGGTATCAGATTGCATGCTGGAAAGCAAGCAGCG GTATTGAATCAAATAGTTTGTGAACTTCCTTCTGAACATCCCTTGTCCGAAACAAGACCACTGCGAGAACTTTTAGGCCATACACCAACCCAG GTGATTGCTGGCGCTTTGCTTGGGTGTACGATAGCCACAGCAGGACAATTATTCGTTTGA